A genomic stretch from Dama dama isolate Ldn47 chromosome 10, ASM3311817v1, whole genome shotgun sequence includes:
- the PRSS27 gene encoding serine protease 27 — protein sequence MALVRTCTGSLGSSVPDFPGSAATSRRKHGGYREGGGQSTSGCKGCRGPPHRSPGRSLARDRAGPPACAQNACAGCWRREGRGGEHEGDRGRTGRKRAARSEERREPPPGLALPGRPAIPIRGQDCVDPALQGWGGGGAGRGRPTSAPAPPGARRIPCAGREAEAGLCLCSTAPHPKPGITLPEPLPRRPHVPTRPATPRAGTRYGHPARPSQNHLPPRPPGPRFREGPPPPPAGHITHFMEPRASCLSTRRSCHHCPLPGGHSSQAETMRQLPAVALLLLLLRSGTQGGEALNACGRPRMLNRMVGGQNALEGEWPWQVSIQRNGSHFCGGSLITDRWVLTAAHCFSNTSETPLYQVLLGVLQLARPGPHAVYARVKRVESNPQYQGMASSADVALVELEAPVTFTNYILPVCVPDPSVVFETGMNCWVTGWGSPSEQDSLPKPRTLQKLAVPIIGTPKCNLLYSKDAESSFQPRTIKDDMLCAGFAEGKKDACKGDSGGPLVCLVGQVWLQAGVISWGEGCARRNRPGVYIRLTSHHDWIHRIIPELQFQRAGPGGAQKRDPRNLQPLGRNSVCCPAARAVLLVLAALLTLL from the exons ATGGCCCTCGTCCGCACCTGCACGGGAAGCCTGGGAAGCTCCGTCCCTGATTTCCCGGGCTCTGCGGCCACAAG CCGGCGGAAGCACGGGGGATACCGGGAAGGCGGAGGACAGTCGACTTCCGGCTGCAAAGGCTGCCGG GGTCCTCCACACCGTTCACCTGGACGTTCCCTGGCCCGGGACAGGGCTGGGCCCCCAGCGTGCGCACAGAACGCCTGTGCA GgctgctggagaagagaagggaggggaggggagcacgAGGGGGACAGGGGCAGGACTGGGAGGAAGAGGGCAGCGAGGAGCGAGGAGCGGAGGGAGCCCCCACCAGGCCTGGCTCTGCCCGGCCGCCCGGCCATCCCCATCCGAGGGCAGGACTGCGTGGACCCGGCGCTCCagggctgggggggcgggggagcggggagggggcggcCGACCTCGGCCCCCGCGCCTCCTGGGGCGCGCCGCATCCCCTGCGCAGGCCGGGAGGCTGAGGCCGGGCTctgcctgtgctccacagctCCCCACCccaagcctggg ATAACCCTCCCGGAGCCGCTTCCGCGGCGGCCGCACGTCCCGACCCGGCCGGCCACGCCCAGGGCAGGGACACGGTACGGTCACCCGGCCCGGCCTTCCCAGAACCACCTTCCGCCCCGCCCACCCGGCCCTCGGTTCCGGGAAGGCCCCCCACCGCCCCCGGCTGGG CATATAACCCACTTCATGGAGCCCCGAGCTTCGTGCTTGAGCACTCGGCGCTCCTGCCACCACTGTCCCCTGCCCGGCGGGCACTCCAGCCAGGCCGAGACCATGAGGCAGCTGCCAGCTGTggccctgctcctgctgctgctgcggtCCG gGACTCAGGGGGGTGAGGCACTAAACG CCTGCGGACGCCCACGGATGCTGAACCGGATGGTGGGCGGGCAGAACGCCTTGGAGGGCGAGTGGCCCTGGCAGGTCAGCATTCAGCGAAACGGAAGCCACTTCTGCGGGGGCAGCCTCATCACGGACCGGTGGGTCCTCACCGCCGCGCACTGCTTCTCCAA CACCTCTGAAACACCCCTGTACCAAGTCCTGCTGGGGGTGTTGCAACTGGCGAGGCCAGGGCCACACGCTGTGTATGCCCGGGTGAAGCGGGTCGAGAGCAACCCCCAGTACCAAGGCATGGCCTCGAGCGCCGACGTGGCCCTGGTGGAGCTGGAGGCACCTGTGACCTTCACCAACTACATCctccctgtgtgtgtgcctgACCCCTCGGTCGTCTTTGAGACGGGCATGAACTGCTGGGTCACCGGCTGGGGCAGCCCCAGTGAACAAG ACAGCCTGCCCAAACCCCGGACCCTGCAAAAGCTCGCCGTGCCCATCATCGGCACACCCAAGTGCAACCTGCTCTACAGCAAGGATGCGGAGTCCAGCTTCCAGCCCAGAACCATCAAGGATGAcatgctgtgtgcgggcttcgcTGAGGGCAAGAAGGACGCCTGCAAG GGAGATTCCGGGGGCCCCCTGGTGTGCCTCGTGGGCCAGGTGTGGCTGCAGGCCGGGGTGATCAGCTGGGGCGAGGGCTGCGCCCGCCGGAACCGCCCAGGTGTCTACATCCGGCTCACCTCCCACCACGACTGGATCCACCGGATCATCCCAGAGCTGCAGTTCCAGCGGGCAGGGCCGGGCGGTGCCCAGAAGCGGGACCCCCGGAACCTGCAGCCCCTTGGTCGGAACTCTGTGTGCTGCCCGGCTGCCCGAGCCGTCCTCCTGGTCCTCGCAGCCCTGCTCACCTTGCTCTGA